The Candidatus Deferrimicrobium sp. genome includes the window CGTGCGCCATGCCCACCCCCGAGGAGATCCTCGAACGCATTCGGTTGTTGGCAGGGAGGAAGGGATGAGCGCCCCCGGGAAGGTCGGGTTTTCGAAACCGGTATACACACGGCCACGGAGCCTGGTCGACGTCAAGAGCCATTTCTGCCCGGGCTGTCACCACGGTACGATCCACAAGATCGTCGCGGAATGCATCGACCGGTACGGTCTTCGGGAGAAGACGATCGGTGTGGCATGTGTCGGGTGCGCCGTGTTCCTGTACGATTACATCGACGTCGACGTGGTCGAGTCGCCGCATGGACGCGCTCCCGCGGTGGCGACCGGGGTCAAGCGCGCGCAGCCGGACAAGTTCGTCTTCACGTACCAGGGCGACGGCGACCTGGCGGCGATCGGAACGTCCGAGATCATCCACGCCGCCAATCGTGGGGAGAACCTCTCCGTGATCTTCGTGAACAACACGACGTATGGAATGACCGGGGGACAGATGGCGCCCACCACCATGCTCGGGCAGAAGACCTCCACCACCCCGTACGGGCGCGATTTCCGCGGCGACGGCTATCCGATCAAAATGGCCGAGCTCTTGTCCGGACTCGAGGGGACGTCCTATTCCGCCCGGGTCGCGGTCTCCACCCCGGCCCAGATCCGGAAGGCGAAGGAGGCGGTTCGGAAGGCGTTCGAGATGCAGATCGCCGGGATGGGGTTTTCCATCGTGGAGTTCCTCTCCACCTGCCCGACGAACTGGGGGATGAAGCCGCTGGAAGCCCAGAAACGGGTACTCGGGGAGATGTCGGAATATTTTCCGCTGGGAGTGTTCAAGGAGCGGAAGCAGGCGGACTTCGCATGACGGGCGACATTATCATGGCGGGGTTCGGCGGCCAGGGGATCCTGATGATCGGGAACCTGCTGGCCCTCACGGCGATGGAAGAGGGGAAGCACGTCACCTATTTCCCCGCGTACGGGGTGGAGATGCGGGGAGGCACGGCGAACTGCACGGTGGTCGTCTCCGACGAGGAGATCGGCTCCCCCGTGGTCGGGCGCCCGAAGGGACTTCTCATCATGAACGGCCCATCGATGGAGAAGTTCCTCCCCATGCTTGCGCCGGGCGGGGACCTCATCATCAACAGCTCCCTGGTGGAGGATCGGCAGGTGACCCGGGACGATATCCGGCTCCTCCGGGTCCCCGCGGACGATATCGCCCGAAACACGATCGGCAGCAGGCAGATGGCGTCGATGGTCGCCCTCGGAGCGTACGTCGCCCGTTCCGGCATCGTGAAGCTCTCGACGGTTTTTGAATGCCTTCCGAAAGTGATCTCGAAGAAGTACGAAAAGTTCATCCCGTTGAACGTCAACGCATTGAAGGAAGGAGCCGCCCTTGCCGGATTTCACGCGTGACGAAACGATGGACGACGTCCTGTCCGAAGTGGCCAGGGAGTCGGGGGAACCGGAAAAACCGACGGGAGATCCAGAGGTTCCGGTGGGGGAGCACGTGAGGGCGTTCCGTGAATCCCTGGGCATGACCGTGCAGCAGTTCGCCGAGCGGACAGGATTCTCCGCCGCGCTTCTGACGCAGATCGAAAACCGGATGGTCTCGCCTTCCCTCGGGACGCTCGTGAAGATCGCCAACACCTTCGGAACCACCGTCTCCTCGTTCATCAGAGGAAAGGTGGAGCGGGAGTTCTCCATCGTCCGGAAGGAGGACCGCACCACCGTATCCCGCGTCGGCCTCAAGGAAGGTGGAAAGTCCACGTACACTTACGAATCCCTCGGCGCCGGGAAGGCGGGACGGAAGATGGAACCCTTTCTCGTCCGGCTTCAGCCGCTCTCCGAGTCTCCCACGGCGCGGAGCGCCCACGACGGGGAGGAGTTCCTCTACGTCCTTTCCGGGAAGGTGACGGTGTGTCTCGGGGATCTCTCCGACGTCCTCGAGGAAGGGGACTGCATCTATTACAATTCCACGATCCCGCATCATGTCCATTCCGCGGACGAACGGGAGGCGCTCATTCTTGCGGTGATCCACGCCGGGGCGTAGCATGCCGCAACGCGGGCGGGTCGTCCTTGAGGGGATCCGGTTCGCGGCGGGCGTCGCTTCCGATCCTTCCGGCGTCGTGACCTTCTGGAAAGCCGCCACTGGAGGGAAAGTCGTCGGTTGCCTCCCGGAGGCTCCCATACCCGAACTCCTGCACGCAGCTCACCTGTTGACGATCGCCTTCGAATCACCCGAGGATCTTTCCCTCCTGTCCGGACGGGTCGACGCTTGGCTGGTCGGGGGCGATCCCTCTGCGTTCTCCATCCCCTCGGAAGGGGCCCCACGCTTCTTCTTCCCCCGTGTACCGCCGGGGAATGTTGAAGAGGCGCTGGACCGGGTCGAGATGCTGGCGGAGTGGGCAGGTGCCGTGTCGGGCTCCCCGGCATCCGAAGGGGGGCTCTGGAAATCGATCCGGACGCACTCGATCCTTCGCTCGCTCCTTGACGCGTTCGCCGAACGATGCATACGGGAGACCACGTTCCTGACTCCTGGAGAACGCCGCAATATCGTTCGTGCAGGGATCTTCCTCCCCCCCGAGGCGCACTCCCGCCTCCTCTCCTCGATCCTCGGCATCGATCCCGGGCCCGCCGACATCCCTGCGGAAGGGGAGCGGGGCGACCCGCTGATCGAACTGGCGAAGCGATTGATGTGAGGGGGTACCCCAGGGAGCGCATTTTTTGCTGGAGTGGGGTGTGCTTGCCTTGACGGACTGGGATTTTCTGTTGACACGCATTGTTATAGCGGCTAACATTTTGCCAGTTAACGTAAGGTGGTGAGCAATGGCAAGAGTCACCGAGGGGACGTTCGCGATCGGAGAGATCAGCCGCCTCGTCGACCTGTCGCAGCGCACGATTCGCTACTATGAGGAGATCGGGCTCCTGCACAGCGTCCGCCGGATCGAGAACGGCAAGCGCGTCTACACCGACCGGGACGTCCGTCGGCTCAAGTTCATCAACCGCCTGAAGGTCCTGGGCCTCTCACTCGCAGAGATGGTCGAACTCGAAAAAATCTACCGGAAGCAGCGCAACAACCGGGAGATCCTGCCGAAACTTCTAGATATCCTGGACGAGCGAGCCGCGCAGATCGACGAACGTGTCTCCCAACTCGTGGCGCTGAAGAAAGAGATCCGGGAATACCAGCAGCGCCTGCGGAACAAGGTGCTGGAGAGCACAACCCAGGAAGAACCCGAACCGACCGGAGAGGAGATGCACACATGAAGGAAGTCGTCATTACCGGAGCCGCCAGAACCGCTATCGGATCGTTCATGGGAGGTCTCTCTGATCTTTCCGCGCCACGGCTCGGAGCCGCCGCGATCGCGGAGGCGGTTACCCGAAGCGGGATCCGCAAGGAGGACGTGGAACAGGTGATCATGGGGAACGTCCTCTCCGCGGGGATCGGCCAGGCGCCCGCCCGCCAGGCCGGGATCTACGCCGGCATCCCCGTATCGGCCGGTGCTCTCACCATCAACAAGATGTGCGGGTCCGGCCTCAAGGCCGTCATGCTCGCCGCCCAGTCCGTGGCCACGGAAGAGTTCGATGTCCAGGTGGCGGGGGGAATGGAGTCGATGAGCCAGGCGCCGTACCTGTTGAAAAAAGCCCGTTCCGGATACCGGATGGGAAACGACACCATCTACGACCATCTGATCATCGACGGTCTTTGGGACGTCTACAACGACCTCCACATGGGGAATTGCGCGGAGACCCTGGCGAAGGAGTACAAGATCACGCGCGAGGATCAG containing:
- a CDS encoding thiamine pyrophosphate-dependent enzyme, with amino-acid sequence MSAPGKVGFSKPVYTRPRSLVDVKSHFCPGCHHGTIHKIVAECIDRYGLREKTIGVACVGCAVFLYDYIDVDVVESPHGRAPAVATGVKRAQPDKFVFTYQGDGDLAAIGTSEIIHAANRGENLSVIFVNNTTYGMTGGQMAPTTMLGQKTSTTPYGRDFRGDGYPIKMAELLSGLEGTSYSARVAVSTPAQIRKAKEAVRKAFEMQIAGMGFSIVEFLSTCPTNWGMKPLEAQKRVLGEMSEYFPLGVFKERKQADFA
- a CDS encoding 2-oxoacid:acceptor oxidoreductase family protein — its product is MTGDIIMAGFGGQGILMIGNLLALTAMEEGKHVTYFPAYGVEMRGGTANCTVVVSDEEIGSPVVGRPKGLLIMNGPSMEKFLPMLAPGGDLIINSSLVEDRQVTRDDIRLLRVPADDIARNTIGSRQMASMVALGAYVARSGIVKLSTVFECLPKVISKKYEKFIPLNVNALKEGAALAGFHA
- a CDS encoding XRE family transcriptional regulator; amino-acid sequence: MPDFTRDETMDDVLSEVARESGEPEKPTGDPEVPVGEHVRAFRESLGMTVQQFAERTGFSAALLTQIENRMVSPSLGTLVKIANTFGTTVSSFIRGKVEREFSIVRKEDRTTVSRVGLKEGGKSTYTYESLGAGKAGRKMEPFLVRLQPLSESPTARSAHDGEEFLYVLSGKVTVCLGDLSDVLEEGDCIYYNSTIPHHVHSADEREALILAVIHAGA
- a CDS encoding MerR family transcriptional regulator; its protein translation is MARVTEGTFAIGEISRLVDLSQRTIRYYEEIGLLHSVRRIENGKRVYTDRDVRRLKFINRLKVLGLSLAEMVELEKIYRKQRNNREILPKLLDILDERAAQIDERVSQLVALKKEIREYQQRLRNKVLESTTQEEPEPTGEEMHT